Proteins from one Kiritimatiellia bacterium genomic window:
- a CDS encoding biopolymer transporter Tol: protein MKHFISAVVVSALFLAALTDCPAQIRVTKGLSEAAFLDISGFKSGADNASLVFRRTLESDLTRSGWFKLAGPARPEFTLIGGAEEGGARLVVRSEAYNTMTRARLFSKTYKGGKEEARSLAHQLADDLVFALTGQPGMASSKIVLVGNRTGQKELYICDADGFNLRQLTRDNAISLAPRWSPDGKQIVYTSYYRTQFPEVFLITMQSGRRQCLAGFPGLNASAAFSPDGRKLALILSKDGNPDLFIMDINSERLTRLTASKRAAEASPSWSPDGRQIVFVSDSSGTPQLYIIGQEGGEPRRIAVGGSQNVDPDWGPNGYIVYSSFIGGRFQLYVFNPAAGETKQITPPDASYEDPSWAPDGRHIFCVRKQNYNSRVFIVDTLGPSCINLLRESVKGDWFSPDCSGKYIKP from the coding sequence ATGAAACACTTTATATCAGCTGTCGTCGTTTCCGCGCTTTTCCTGGCGGCGCTTACCGACTGTCCGGCCCAGATACGGGTAACCAAAGGATTAAGCGAAGCCGCCTTTCTGGATATCTCCGGCTTCAAGAGCGGCGCGGACAACGCCTCGCTCGTCTTCCGCCGGACGCTGGAATCGGATTTAACGCGCTCAGGTTGGTTTAAACTTGCCGGCCCGGCCCGGCCTGAATTTACGCTCATCGGCGGCGCGGAAGAGGGCGGGGCGCGCCTCGTTGTCCGCAGTGAGGCCTACAACACCATGACGCGGGCAAGGCTTTTTTCAAAAACATACAAAGGCGGGAAAGAAGAGGCGCGCTCATTGGCCCATCAGCTGGCGGACGACCTCGTGTTTGCCCTGACCGGCCAGCCCGGCATGGCGTCGTCAAAAATCGTTTTGGTCGGCAACCGCACGGGACAGAAAGAGTTGTACATCTGCGATGCCGACGGATTTAACCTGCGGCAATTGACCCGCGACAACGCCATCAGCCTCGCCCCCCGCTGGAGCCCGGACGGCAAACAAATCGTCTATACCTCCTATTACCGCACGCAGTTCCCCGAAGTCTTTTTGATTACCATGCAGAGCGGCCGGCGGCAGTGCCTGGCCGGTTTTCCGGGACTGAACGCCAGCGCGGCGTTCTCTCCGGACGGGCGCAAACTGGCGCTTATTCTTTCCAAGGACGGCAATCCGGATTTATTCATCATGGATATCAACAGCGAACGCCTGACCCGGCTCACCGCCTCCAAAAGGGCGGCGGAAGCAAGCCCTTCATGGTCGCCGGACGGCAGGCAGATTGTATTCGTCTCCGACTCGTCCGGCACGCCGCAGCTTTATATTATCGGCCAGGAAGGCGGCGAACCGCGCCGCATTGCCGTGGGCGGATCGCAGAATGTTGACCCCGACTGGGGACCCAACGGCTATATCGTCTACAGCAGTTTCATCGGAGGAAGGTTCCAATTATATGTCTTCAATCCCGCCGCCGGCGAAACCAAACAGATAACTCCGCCCGATGCCTCCTACGAAGATCCCTCCTGGGCGCCCGACGGTCGCCACATTTTCTGCGTGCGCAAGCAAAACTACAATTCCCGCGTTTTTATTGTTGACACTCTTGGCCCCTCTTGTATAAATCTGCTTCGTGAATCTGTAAAAGGGGATTGGTTTTCTCCTGATTGCTCGGGAAAATATATAAAACCATAA
- a CDS encoding OmpA family protein, with translation MTKNRWFALVVLLLAASLCMTSCRDRKGGRRASDNIGGTVGTTDEYGLAERPEGQLNILTSVKYDAVLFGYDSAQVHELERHKIDAAADYLKGNQGVGVIIEGHCDERGSAEYNLALGERRALAVRAYLIGLGIDGANIQTKSYGKERPVDPGHDESAWSLNRRSEFVFFKN, from the coding sequence ATGACAAAAAACCGTTGGTTTGCTCTTGTCGTTCTCTTGCTTGCCGCTTCGCTTTGCATGACCAGTTGCCGGGACCGCAAGGGCGGCCGCCGCGCCAGCGACAATATCGGCGGCACCGTCGGAACAACCGATGAATACGGCCTGGCCGAACGGCCCGAGGGTCAGCTGAACATCCTGACCTCGGTCAAATACGACGCGGTATTGTTTGGGTATGACAGCGCCCAGGTTCATGAATTAGAGCGGCATAAAATAGACGCGGCCGCCGATTATCTCAAAGGGAATCAGGGAGTTGGCGTAATCATTGAAGGCCATTGCGACGAGCGCGGCAGCGCCGAATACAATCTTGCCCTCGGCGAACGGCGCGCCCTGGCAGTCCGGGCTTATTTAATAGGTTTAGGCATTGACGGCGCAAATATTCAGACCAAAAGTTATGGCAAAGAACGGCCCGTTGACCCGGGACACGATGAGTCGGCCTGGAGCCTGAATCGCCGAAGCGAATTTGTCTTTTTTAAAAATTGA
- a CDS encoding twin-arginine translocase TatA/TatE family subunit: MFPIAVRFCSTGFIFSSLGAPEILLVLAAVLLLFGAEKLPGFAREIGRALNEMRRTANEFSSAIMDKVLPSGPNSPERPNRRGIEEEKREG; the protein is encoded by the coding sequence ATGTTTCCAATTGCAGTCAGGTTTTGTTCCACGGGGTTTATTTTCAGCTCGCTCGGAGCGCCGGAAATTCTGCTTGTTCTGGCGGCCGTGTTGCTTCTGTTTGGAGCGGAAAAACTGCCCGGTTTTGCGCGGGAGATCGGCCGGGCACTGAATGAAATGCGCCGGACGGCAAACGAGTTTTCTTCAGCCATAATGGATAAAGTTCTACCATCCGGCCCGAATTCTCCGGAACGGCCCAACCGGCGGGGGATTGAAGAAGAAAAAAGAGAAGGCTGA